From Lolium perenne isolate Kyuss_39 chromosome 5, Kyuss_2.0, whole genome shotgun sequence, a single genomic window includes:
- the LOC139831497 gene encoding uncharacterized protein, with protein MTKSRASEAAAQELEALKLDMEQVNNRTEEIGTKLDGFEGKISSLADQMSRLEALLMENRGRTAAREDEDSRTAAAAAQGANGEITKQDARDETRGHSRPPHWRRRSNMPATSQVNYTQADTDAGNARQFIDTDHYQEQPRGEEEWQIPPHYQQQQYFPNFQHPASASYPDPNHNYHSQAGVQFHQFAGQQFPNNQYQEPYPQWQPYPNRFTEDSGYEAVEEFNNIKQGSATVSEYTDKFEDKMANYKKENPEVKEGYYIKCYINGLRGEIKHHVKTLSPTSLYAAIDKARDMERAANATALHNKKMQSNNSYSRSSYAAHPSQKSQTNADQPPAKRENEKGAPKQEVKFNEPRQCKYCGQKWFFGHRCQQYKRLNLMATEGNDSSEEEHTTETQEEEETPVQADNTTEDKKAMMQISIQAAKGAPSQNTFTLKVNIGGKQGIALVDTGSTHTFMDMKFSTRINCNTVTNTMETVLVAGGGTLQTGATVPNIPYTIQGHQFTDSFRILPLKEYDIVLGGDWMLQHNPVTFDYVKRRVTINHYDKKQIHLDDRSRHKGVQLMSIDKLQKELQKGAKGYCLFPISADNPQTQITDPDILDLLAEYADIFDEPKTLPPERTCDHSIPLKSGSEPPMVRPYRVPHKQKDEMERQIKELLESSVIRPSNSPYASPAILIRKKDGSWRLCIDYRKLNAQTIKDKFPIPVIEDLLDELQGAKFFTKLDLRSGYHQIRMKPTDIHKTAFRTHFGHFEYLVMPFGLTNAPATFQSLMNKVFEEYMRKFLLVFFDDILVYSQSKQEHMKHLRLVFDKLRSHQLFAKSSKCVIAASQVEYLGHIISGDGVATDPKKIEAVKDWPIPKNVTQLRGFLGLTGYYRRFVKNYGLICRPLHDILKKDAFLWTESQTKAFEQLKTCLVTAPVMALPDFSLPFTLETDASGHGLGAVLMQSGRPLSYFSKALGNRAAALSTYDKEALAILESLKKWRHYLMGNDLLIKTDQKSLKFITEQKVTEGQSESILGRKFFFELKKIP; from the exons ATGACGAAGTCGAGGGCGTCAGAAGCTGCGGCGCAAGAACTTGAGGCGTTGAAGCTTGACATGGAGCAAGTCAACAATCGCACTGAAGAAATCGGCACCAAGCTTGATGGCTTTGAAGGTAAAATCTCATCCTTGGCAGACCAGATGAGTAGACTGGAAGCTCTGTTAATGGAGAACCGTGGCCGCACGGCGGCGCGTGAAGATGAGGATAGCCGCACCGCGGCTGCTGCTGCTCAAGGTGCGAATGGTGAAATCACAAAACAGGATGCACGAGATGAAACCAGGGGACACTCGCGGCCTCCTCACTGGCGTCGGCGAAGTAACATGCCAGCAACATCACAAGTGAATTACACCCAGGCTGACACAGATGCTGGAAATGCAAGGCAGTTCATTGACACGGATCACTATCAAGAACAGCCTAGGGGAGAAGAAGAGTGGCAAATACCACCACACTACCAGCAGCAACAATATTTCCCAAACTTTCAACATCCTGCTAGTGCCTCATACCCAGATCCAAACCACAATTATCATTCACAAGCTGGTGTCCAGTTTCATCAATTTGCAGGACAACAATTCCCCAACAACCAGTACCAAGAACCATACCCACAATGGCAACCTTACCCAAAT AGATTCACAGAAGACTCtggttatgaagctgttgaggaaTTCAATAACATCAAACAAGGAAGTGCCACAGTCTCTGAATACACTGATAAATTCGAAGACAAGATGGCCAACTACAAAAAGGAAAATCCTGAAGTTAAGGAAGGTTACTATATAAAGTGCTATATCAACGGCCTTAGAGGGGAAATTAAACACCATGTCAAAACCCTGTCTCCAACAAGTCTATATGCTGCAATTGATAAAGCCCGGGACATGGAACGAGCAGCGAATGCAACTGCGCTACATAACAAGAAAATGCAGAGCAACAACAGCTATAGCAGATCAAGCTATGCAGCTCATCCGTCACAAAAGTCACAAACCAATGCAGATCAACCCCCAGCTAAAAGAGAAAATGAAAAAGGAGCTCCCAAACAAGAGGTGAAATTCAATGAACCTCGTCAGTGCAAATATTGTGGACAAAAATGGTTCTTTGGTCATCGCTGTCAGCAATACAAGCGCTTGAATCTGATGGCAACAGAGGGAAATGATAGCTCTGAAGAAGAACACACCACAGAAACGCAGGAAGAAGAGGAAACACCTGTGCAGGCTGACAATACCACTGAAGATAAAAAAGCAATGATGCAAATTTCAATACAAGCAGCAAAGGGAGCACCATCACAAAACACTTTCACATTGAAAGTTAACATTGGGGGGAAACAAGGCATAGCCTTGGTGGACACAGGGAGCACTCATACATTCATGGACATGAAATTCTCCACCCGCATTAATTGCAATACAGTGACAAACACAATGGAAACAGTATTGGTGGCTGGTGGTGGCACACTGCAGACAGGTGCAACAGTTCCAAACATACCTTACACAATTCAAGGACACCAATTTACTGACTCCTTCAGAATTTTGCCACTCAAGGAATATGACATTGTGCTGGGAGGAGACTGGATGCTGCAGCACAATCCTGTAACATTCGATTATGTTAAAAGGAGGGTCACCATCAACCATTATGACAAGAAACAAATACACTTGGATGATAGATCTCGGCACAAGGGTGTCCAACTCATGTCTATTGATAAACTTCAGAAGGAACTGCAAAAAGGAGCAAAAGGCTACTGCTTGTTCCCAATATCTGCAGATAATCCTCAAACACAAATTACTGATCCTGACATATTGGACCTGCTAGCAGAATATGCTGATATCTTTGATGAACCTAAAACACTACCACCTGAAAGAACTTGTGATCACTCGATTCCTCTCAAGAGTGGCAGTGAACCACCAATGGTTCGACCATATCGTGTGCCTCATAAACAGAAGGACGAAATGGAGAGACAAATTAAAGAGTTACTTGAATCTTCAGTCATCAGACCAAGTAACAGTCCTTATGCCAGTCCAGCCATACTAATCCGGAAGAAAGATGGGTCGTGGCGCCTCTGTATAGATTACAGAAAACTCAACGCACAAACAATTAAGGATAAATTTCCTATACCTGTTATTGAAGACCTCCTTGATGAACTCCAGGGTGCCAAGTTCTTCACCAAACTCGACCTCAGATCGGGCTATCATCAAATTCGGATGAAACCGACAGATATTCACAAGACAGCTTTCCGAACACACTTTGGTCACTTCGAGTACCTGGTGATGCCATTTGGATTGACAAACGCTCCGGCCACATTTCAATCACTCATGAACAAGGTTTTCGAAGAGTATATGAGGAAATTCCTATTGGTTTTCTTCGACGACATTTTGGTATACAGCCAATCCAAGCAAGAACACATGAAACATCTTCGTCTTGTCTTTGACAAACTCAGAAGTCATCAGCTGTTTGCCAAGTCTAGCAAGTGTGTCATTGCAGCATCACAGGTCGAATACTTGGGTCACATAATCTCGGGAGATGGAGTCGCTACTGATCCCAAGAAAATTGAAGCTGTCAAGGACTGGCCAATACCTAAGAATGTCACTCAGTTGCGAGGATTCTTGGGTCTAACCGGATATTACCGGCGTTTTGTCAAAAACTATGGCTTGATCTGCCGTCCTCTCCATGACATACTAAAGAAAGATGCCTTCTTATGGACAGAGAGCCAAACAAAAGCTTTTGAGCAGCTGAAGACATGTCTGGTCACTGCACCAGTGATGGCACTCCCGGATTTTTCTTTACCATTTACACTCGAAACTGATGCTAGTGGTCATGGTCTAGGAGCAGTACTAATGCAATCTGGAAGGCCTCTATCCTACTTCAGCAAAGCTCTGGGAAATAGAGCAGCAGCCCTTTCAACATATGATAAAGAAGCACTTGCCATACTTGAATCACTCAAGAAATGGCGCCACTACCTGATGGGCAATGACCTCTTGATAAAAACAGATCAAAAGAGCCTGAAATTCATAACAGAACAAAAAGTCACAGAAGGTCAAAGCGAGTCCATCCTTGGACGGAAATTTTTTTTCGAGCTCAAGAAGATTCCGTGA